A segment of the Bactrocera neohumeralis isolate Rockhampton chromosome 3, APGP_CSIRO_Bneo_wtdbg2-racon-allhic-juicebox.fasta_v2, whole genome shotgun sequence genome:
TATAGTAACGTGGATTGTCGATAAATTTTAGGTAGGTATGTGTGTCGGCGGTTGGGAAGATGCGTTCGAGTGGCGCACAGCGCGCATTCTCATCCTCGGCGATAATTAGGCAGCGTACATCGTCTGGCAGTAGATTGGCGAGTATGGGTTCGAGATATTCTTCGCGAAATTCAATCGAACGATTCGTAAATTGATTGTGTTTGCGCACCTCTTCGGCAGTGAGGCAGGTGGTGAAGATGCGCTTATCGTGACACAGTGGACCCGTCAGATTCAGCTCTTGTTGTATgtctttttgttgcttttcattAAGTTTTGGCGGCACCTGCGCAATTTAAGTATAGAATTCGAGGTAAGGTATGCAAGTAGAGATAAAATTTGGTGTACGCACCTGATAGAGCGCTGTATTCAACACAGCTTGTATAAGTGGACCCTTCACATGCAAATCCAGTGGCAGTTCGGAGTGCAAAGACGGTGAGATATTGATTTCCAACAACCATGGTACAAGATTCTCATCCAGCAAAACATCGAAACCGAAGAGTTCAAAACAATTATAACGAAAATTGACATTCTGACGATACATGCGATTCAGGCCCGATTCACCGCTAACAATGGCTTTAATCACTAAATTGCGTAATGTCGCCCAGAGGCGTTTCGTATTCACGCCACGTGTCTCCAGACATGACCACAGCGATTGTAGTGTCCATTTGTGACCCTGACACGCATTGAAATCTTCGTTTTTCGAATAGTTTTGTGAGAATTTATTGATGCTATAATTGGTGAGATGCATGCAACGATCGTCGAGACTAGTCAGCTCCGAGCTGTACTTAACTGCGGGAGATAGAATGGGGGGAAGAGTTATAATTGTGGACTTGTAGGTATGTTTGGCAAGAGAAAGGTACTCACCCGATGCGAAACGCGCTAAGCCatctttgtacatatatattcgcaAGGGATTTATCGATGTAAGCACCACATAAATACGCATATCAAATTTGCTATCGTTGATAAGCAGTGGACGCTCGATATATCTGCATAAAGAGAAAaaagatatgtaaatatataaagcaaGTAATGAAGGCGAGGTTCAAGCGGAATCGCCGTCGTGACTTCAGCTCGACAACTAGGTTATGCCTATACCCACGACAATCAGTTCTAGATTGAGTATTTTATCCAATAAAGGATTGTAATCTCAGCAGAATTCTTCAGAACTATTTGGAGTTTGCCTTATGTGTCTACAACAGCAACGACCAAGACTTAAACATTTCCTACGACAGCCGGGTCTACATACTTAACCGGAACGgaccggattttatccggccacggactgtcaactcagcagaaatctgccgctacaacaacaacaaccaagaCTTAAGCCGTTTCCACGACAGTCGGATTTAAGTAACCGAAACGAACCCGGCCAAGTCCTATTAATTTAACACTATTCCTCGAAATttcttcaggaatgttttctggcgctacaacagcaacaaaaaccaaacttaaGACTCCGCTAATGAAGTCAAGTAACGTGCTGTTCCGATGGGTTTAGAGAAGGGTATTAGTTGTAAGATGAGTGGGTACATTGAAAGTGGTGGCAAGAGTCAAGCGAGTActcgttgcatgctggacataCATTTAGTCAGGGTCGTTTCGTCATAAGTACGAGTTTAACATTCTACAGTATcaagaacgaagttgcgcaaagGTCACTCTAGATTCTCGTGACAACTGGAGCTCATCGTCGGTAATGGGTGGAGGTATGATGTAAGTGATTCGAAATAAATAGAAGTCTCATTGTAGGGCTTTCTCCGTATCCGCGAgggaataataataataataaaattgcatatacacacactcacTTTTGCACTACCAACGGACGATCTTTTGGGAACTGACTCCATTTATTTACAATGCGTATACCGGTGCCGCGTGCACTTGCTGGTGGTTTTACAATCCATTTTGTCAGCCTCGAAGCATTCTTGGGCCAGACTTGTCGAAGATTTTCCAAATCATCAGGCATTACATAAGATCTGcggagaaatattttattatgactCAATCTACGCGTTTGGAAGGAATTTTGGAAAACGGCTAACctcaaaataatgtttttttacacTATGCACTTTAAAGAGTTAATAtttatagaattaaaaattctaCTCAGCAATATCAACAATTGAGGTTATGTTGCTCAACATTCTCGTTTACTCACTTTTGCATAAAACCAAATTCCTTTTTGCCAAACTTCTTCATATTATTATGTATACTCCGCCACATGCTATCCTTGCGGCCGATTCGAAACGAACCCGGCATATGATTGTACTTTTGGTGTGAGCGTATTGTGCGGAAGCCTGGACTTTTCATGTGTTTCTCCCAAACGGCCATCCAGTCGGTGGTGTCTAAGAAACAGAgtacacaaaaatattattaaaaaaattataaacagagTTGCCTTGATACGCACTTTTAATAATGCGAAAACCTGAGTTGAGCACCACACGTTTTACTATTTTCGGCATTACGGGACTAAGTTTCCACTTGAGCACACGATGCAGTGTTGGCGGCACAGCTGGACCCTTTTCGGCGTGCGATGAGAAATTCAAATAGGGTGgcacatttggaaaaatacttgGCGACAATATACATTCCGGTTTGAAGTATTCGCTTACTTCGGTATCGGCTTCGCTATCTTCCGTTACGTCGTTGCTCACTTGTTCGGGTGGTAGATAGCGTATATTTCTACTTTGgtgtatttcatttaaatcacTAACGAGGTAGAATGGATGACCGGTATATTCTTCGTCCGAGTCACTATCGGTATAATCGTTTACATCGTCGATTGCTTTAAATAAAGGAGAAAtatctttgtaaataaaattgattatttatGGTTTGGGTTGTGCACAACTCACCAGCACAGGGATCATCCTCGGGTGTGTTGCCATGCTTGCTGCGATCACCGTCACCGCCTTTAGCTAAAGAAACGCCCACATAAGTTGAATTATCGGCAATTGGATGGCGATTATGATAGGTGTTGCGATTATCGTGTGGCATATATTGTGCGGCATAAACGCTAGTCTCATAAGCGGTTGCTGCCGTCTTATTAAGGCCATTTTGCGTAAGCAGTTCCGATTTCTTATCATTATGATTAAGCAAACTACTAGCGTGGAATTGATTCACAATGATTTTGTTTAATGCTTTCTGGGTTGGTGCAGCAATGTATGACTTATCGGCAGTGCTTAGGGCAGAGGTGCCACCATTGATGGCAGCAGCATTGGTGGCATTAACACCTAG
Coding sequences within it:
- the LOC126751959 gene encoding tubulin monoglutamylase TTLL4, whose translation is MAPISEKRPQPPNTNQIKENGHTSHGHGHTHLHTHTKENASSNASGGKSAGVKTKGLEILDFHESWLEEVELYKDKLYVQKNLLLSSHNHAHTPHGCKIDAPNHYISMNNKYMINVPPGHNEHHNNNNINNNSNNILNGTNVKRQRGGGTPLTGPAIDPSIISNASLNKSNRISIRSNTAAPLTSFSDVTTPMTGVQRPRDEPVGASKSIAHNSKRHSHPHPHTPTNGSPRRSVSPPKRAAGGGGGVGASAGGGLGVNATNAAAINGGTSALSTADKSYIAAPTQKALNKIIVNQFHASSLLNHNDKKSELLTQNGLNKTAATAYETSVYAAQYMPHDNRNTYHNRHPIADNSTYVGVSLAKGGDGDRSKHGNTPEDDPCAAIDDVNDYTDSDSDEEYTGHPFYLVSDLNEIHQSRNIRYLPPEQVSNDVTEDSEADTEVSEYFKPECILSPSIFPNVPPYLNFSSHAEKGPAVPPTLHRVLKWKLSPVMPKIVKRVVLNSGFRIIKNTTDWMAVWEKHMKSPGFRTIRSHQKYNHMPGSFRIGRKDSMWRSIHNNMKKFGKKEFGFMQKSYVMPDDLENLRQVWPKNASRLTKWIVKPPASARGTGIRIVNKWSQFPKDRPLVVQKYIERPLLINDSKFDMRIYVVLTSINPLRIYMYKDGLARFASVKYSSELTSLDDRCMHLTNYSINKFSQNYSKNEDFNACQGHKWTLQSLWSCLETRGVNTKRLWATLRNLVIKAIVSGESGLNRMYRQNVNFRYNCFELFGFDVLLDENLVPWLLEINISPSLHSELPLDLHVKGPLIQAVLNTALYQVPPKLNEKQQKDIQQELNLTGPLCHDKRIFTTCLTAEEVRKHNQFTNRSIEFREEYLEPILANLLPDDVRCLIIAEDENARCAPLERIFPTADTHTYLKFIDNPRYYNRLLDAWETRYADYRAEGIELLKRYCSEGYHLNVSDAALEKEPDVALTEIDMLHQKKSEITLVPDNNTTGDSALASKAGSPESTADTSVRSQH